Part of the Aquicella lusitana genome is shown below.
TTCACTTCCGCTCGTCATGCCAGAGGAGAAGGCGTTTCTCTATCAGAATATGCATGCACAAATGGAAGGTGCCATGTGGGCCGTGCTGCATCGCGACATGCCTGTTTATCAAACCAGTCTTGCGCGCGTAATGGTCTGGACGCACCGTTATTTTGATCAGGATGCACAGGCTACCCAGGTCATGCTGCAGCAGTTACAGGAATTGATTAAAGTCAATGTAGAGCCGCCGACGGTTAATTTTGCCAACTCGTTACAGCTTTTTGACCAGTATTTTGCGAAAGCGGGCGCGGCGCAATAGGGAGGCTCGAATGCGGCGTTTAATTTTATTTTTATTATTTCTTATCGCTTCCGTCTGGGTCGGTATCAAACTGATTCATAATCCGGGTTATCTGCTCATGGTATATCAGCCATGGATGATACAAATGCCCTTGTGGTTTGCTTTATTGAGCCTCATTATCGTTTTTATTCTTTTTTATCTGCTGATTGACAGCATCGATCGGTTGCAATTTTTATGGTTCCGCATGAAAAACTGGCTGCGTTTGCGGCGCGAACACCGTTCTTATAGCAAGACGCAACAGGGCCTTGTCAAATTAATCGAAGGACGCTGGAAAAAAGCAGAAAATCTGTTGTTGTCAGGGGCAACACAATCGCTTGAACCGCTCATGAATTATCTGGGTGCAGCGAAAGCAGCGCATGAATTGGGTGCTTATGACAGACGTGACCGCTACATTCAAAAAGCGTACCACCTTGCGCCTGAGGCGGATCTCGCGATCGGGTTGACCCAGGCAGAGCTTGCTCTTGCGCAGGACCAGCTTGAGCAGGCGCAAGCAACATTAAACCATTTGCGCCAGTTGTCGCCGCATCATCCACGCATTCTGCAATTGTTGGAAAAAGTCTATGTACGGCTTGCGGATTGGCAAAATTTATTGGCGCTTTTGCCTGCGTTACGCAAAGCAAAAGTATTGAATGCGGAACAGGCTGTGTTATTTGAAAAAAATATTTATTGTGAAATTCTACAGGCTGCTTATCCCAAAACACGCGCTGAATTACGCGCTATTTGGGATAATGTACCCAAAGCCATGAAGAAAAATCCAGACGTGGTGTGCGCCTATGTTAAAGGGCTTCTCCTTGAACAAAATCGTTTCCAAGCGAATACGCTGCCAGATGAAGAAACGGCGAGAGAAGTTGAAGAGTTAATTCGTAGAACACTTAAGTATCAATGGCAACCGGAACTCGCTCACCTATACGGAACCCTGCCATTTACCAATCTGAACAGACAACTGGTCATTGCCGGCGCATGGCTGAAGCTTTATGGGCAAAAGCCGGAATTGTTATTGCTATTGGGCAAATTGTGCACGCAGGTGCAATTGTGGGGCAAAGCCAAAGATTATTTTCAGAAATGCCTGAACCTCAGCCCCAACGCAGACGCATCACTTGCGTATGGCAAGCTGCTTGAGCAGCTGGGTGAAACAGAGGAGGCCATGCAAAAATACCGCGAAGGTTTGGTCCAACTGGCGAGCAGGGTTGAGTAGTGCCTCGTTCACAAATTAAATTAATCCTGCTTTCCGGTATTGGCGGTGCACTGGAATTTTTTGATTTTGTGATTTACGCTCTCTTTGCCTCTTATCTGGGGCAGGCTTTTTTTCCTCAGGCCAATCCCGTTGTGAATCTCATCAATACCTATGCCGTTTTTGCCATTGGCTATGTGGGACGTCCATTGGGCAGCATTCTGTTTGGTCACCTGGGCGATCGCTATGGGCGCAAACAGTCTTTTACCCTTGCTGCGTTTCTGATGGCAGCCGCGACTTTTTTGATTGGCTGTTTGCCTACTTATCAGCACGTTGGATTAACCGCAACGTTGCTGCTGATTTTGTTACGCATCATTCAAGGTATTTCACTGGGCGGTGAAGTGGGTGGTGTCACGGTTTTTGTTACTGAACACGTTTCGACTGGACGGCGTGGTCTTGCGGCGGGCCTGATTTTTATGGCGATCGCTTCCGGCAATATTCTGGGCAGCTTCACTGGTTTTATGCTGACGCATTTTTTATCGGAATCAGCGCTCTACGCGTGGGGATGGCGAGTCCCCTTCTGGATCGGATTTATTCTGGGTATGGTGGCTTACTACATTCGCCGCCGCACATTTGAAACGCCCATTTTTACGGCGCTGGATGAAAGCCAAAAACAGAGGTTTCCTTTTATGGCTTTATTAAAAACATCATGGCTGCAAGTATTGACTGGCATCAGCCTGACTGCATTGCCTGGCGCAACCTTTGCTTTATTGCTTTACATGCCGAGTTATATGTCCACCATCCTGCATTATCCTGCTGCTAACACTTACCTCAACAATATGATTGCCTTTGTCATTGTCAGTGTGTTTACAGCTGTATTTGGCTATCTTTCAGACTATATAGGGCGGAAGCAGCTCATCCTGCTGGGTTCAATTTTAACTATTTTTATCACTTATTATTTATTCAACATGCTGCTATCGTCTTACCACATGCTCATTTTTAATATCGGTCTTGCATTTGTTGCGGCGATTACCAATGGCTGTTATGGTTGTGCGATTGCTGAACAATTCAGGACGGAAATCCGCTACACGGGTATGGCATTCAGCCTGAATGTGGGTGTCACTATTTTCGCAGGCGTGACGCCTCTGGTTTCCATGTTCCTATTTAATTTGACCCATGATGCTTTGGCACCCATTTATTTTCTGACGGCGTGTGCCGTGCTGAATCTGATTGGCGCGCTTGCACTGAAACAAACCTCGCCGCGTATGGCATCAGCACTGGACGCTATAGTTTGAATTTTAAACACCTCTCAACTAAAATACCGTTCCTTAAAAATGGCCAACGTCCAGTTTGGGTATGTGCTAGGCTCATTGCTGGCATCACAGTGCAAAAATTAGCTATAATATAATTTGTTGATATGAGATAACCTTATGGCTTTATTAGAAATTCTTCATTATCCTGATCCTCGCTTGCGCATTAAGGCCAAGCCTGTGACGCAGATAGATGATGAAATACGCAAGATTGTTGAAGACATGTATGAAACCATGTACGCAAGTCATGGGGTGGGGCTTGCTGCAACGCAAGTCGGTATCGATAAACAGATTTTTGTGATGGATGTATCCGAAACTCGTGATCAGCGCTATTGTGTCATGAATCCTGAGATTTTAAGCCGCGAAGGCACCCAATTGGATATGGAAGGCTGCCTTTCAGTCGAAGGGACATTTGATAAGGTTGAACGCGCCGCCAAGGTACGGTTACGGGGCATGGACCTGGCGGGAAAGACGTTTGAGTTAGATGCACAAGAATTAATGGCTGCTTGTATTCAGCATGAAATTGACCATCTCAATGGTATTTTATTCATTGATCATCTTTCGCGTCTCAAGCAAGATCGGATACGCAAGAAAATCGAGAAAACCAAACGTCGGGCTGAATAGTGGCACATCCTTCCCTTAGAGTTATTTTCGCGGGTACACCCGAATTTGCGGCTGTGGCGCTTGAAGCACTGATTAATTCACCCCATCAGGTGGTATCCGTTTTTACCCAACCGGATCGTCCCTCGGGCAGGGGATTGAAACTGACCGCGAGCCCCGTAAAACAGTTGGCCATTCAATACCAGATACCTGTTTATCAGCCTACGTCACTCAAAGGGGCTTATGAGCAGGAACTGATCGCTAACGGCAAAGCAGATGTGATGGTCGTTGCCGCCTACGGCATGTTACTGCCGGCGACTGTTTTGCGTATACCGCGCCTGGGCTGCATTAATATTCATCCCTCCCTGCTGCCGCGATGGCGCGGAGCCGCTCCCATTCAGCGTGCTATTTATGCAGGGGATACCATAACAGGTGTCACAATTATGCAAATGGATGCAGGCCTTGATACCGGCCCGATTTTATTGACCCGGCAATATGTCATGGATCCGGACGAGACTTCCCAAACCCTGCATGATGCGCTGGCCAAATTGGGTGCAGAAGCATTAATTGAAACGCTGAATTTACTGGCAACGGACAAGATGGAGCCCAAGACCCAGGAAAATCATCTGGCTACTTATGCGCATAAAATCACCAAGGAAGAAGCCCTGATTGACTGGACGCGCCCCGCAGTAGAGCTGGAACGCGAAATCCGCGCCTTTAATCCCTGGCCCATTGCTTATACTTCCTGGCAAGGTCAACATGTGCGGATCTGGCGGGCAAAGGCAATCGCAAAACAGCAGTCTGCCGAGCCGCGTACCATTGTGCATGCCTCACAGGATGGCATTGATATTGCTACTGGGGAAGGGGTGCTGCGTTTGCTGCAGTTACAGTTACCGGGTGGAAAAGTCTTAACGGCGGCCGATTTTTATAACGCCAAGCACAACGAACTTATTACTGGCGAAAAA
Proteins encoded:
- a CDS encoding heme biosynthesis HemY N-terminal domain-containing protein, producing the protein MRRLILFLLFLIASVWVGIKLIHNPGYLLMVYQPWMIQMPLWFALLSLIIVFILFYLLIDSIDRLQFLWFRMKNWLRLRREHRSYSKTQQGLVKLIEGRWKKAENLLLSGATQSLEPLMNYLGAAKAAHELGAYDRRDRYIQKAYHLAPEADLAIGLTQAELALAQDQLEQAQATLNHLRQLSPHHPRILQLLEKVYVRLADWQNLLALLPALRKAKVLNAEQAVLFEKNIYCEILQAAYPKTRAELRAIWDNVPKAMKKNPDVVCAYVKGLLLEQNRFQANTLPDEETAREVEELIRRTLKYQWQPELAHLYGTLPFTNLNRQLVIAGAWLKLYGQKPELLLLLGKLCTQVQLWGKAKDYFQKCLNLSPNADASLAYGKLLEQLGETEEAMQKYREGLVQLASRVE
- the fmt gene encoding methionyl-tRNA formyltransferase: MAHPSLRVIFAGTPEFAAVALEALINSPHQVVSVFTQPDRPSGRGLKLTASPVKQLAIQYQIPVYQPTSLKGAYEQELIANGKADVMVVAAYGMLLPATVLRIPRLGCINIHPSLLPRWRGAAPIQRAIYAGDTITGVTIMQMDAGLDTGPILLTRQYVMDPDETSQTLHDALAKLGAEALIETLNLLATDKMEPKTQENHLATYAHKITKEEALIDWTRPAVELEREIRAFNPWPIAYTSWQGQHVRIWRAKAIAKQQSAEPRTIVHASQDGIDIATGEGVLRLLQLQLPGGKVLTAADFYNAKHNELITGEKFI
- the def gene encoding peptide deformylase, which encodes MALLEILHYPDPRLRIKAKPVTQIDDEIRKIVEDMYETMYASHGVGLAATQVGIDKQIFVMDVSETRDQRYCVMNPEILSREGTQLDMEGCLSVEGTFDKVERAAKVRLRGMDLAGKTFELDAQELMAACIQHEIDHLNGILFIDHLSRLKQDRIRKKIEKTKRRAE
- a CDS encoding MFS transporter: MPRSQIKLILLSGIGGALEFFDFVIYALFASYLGQAFFPQANPVVNLINTYAVFAIGYVGRPLGSILFGHLGDRYGRKQSFTLAAFLMAAATFLIGCLPTYQHVGLTATLLLILLRIIQGISLGGEVGGVTVFVTEHVSTGRRGLAAGLIFMAIASGNILGSFTGFMLTHFLSESALYAWGWRVPFWIGFILGMVAYYIRRRTFETPIFTALDESQKQRFPFMALLKTSWLQVLTGISLTALPGATFALLLYMPSYMSTILHYPAANTYLNNMIAFVIVSVFTAVFGYLSDYIGRKQLILLGSILTIFITYYLFNMLLSSYHMLIFNIGLAFVAAITNGCYGCAIAEQFRTEIRYTGMAFSLNVGVTIFAGVTPLVSMFLFNLTHDALAPIYFLTACAVLNLIGALALKQTSPRMASALDAIV